The Topomyia yanbarensis strain Yona2022 chromosome 3, ASM3024719v1, whole genome shotgun sequence nucleotide sequence CgaatttagaattttgttaAAACTTTTCCTGGTATGCGTGGATACTGACGAAAAAATGGTCAAATCTAACAGTCCTCAATATCGaccacacacagaaaaaaatattttgtaattttaagtttattttcatgcacatatttggagcatgaataaaaatgtaaaattaagtttcaccacaaatacacacgacatgtcgtgctttcttaaacgaattttattataattttacacgtggattgaaaattacagtttctttaaacggaaaaccaatgcacttcaatgtatttttactcgaatactgctgctaaatgaatgacatgtaatattacacgaatgaaagtgtaaaattgtatgctgtttgatgctccaattgattttaacgtaattttcaatcaaatttttgattcaatcgtatgtttacattcgtattgatttacatgtcgtttaaatttcattattttttggtgtgcatcCCTAGATTTCTTGTTAAATCATTGTATGAACCCGGACTAATTTGCCTGTTGTTTATATTCTTGAAACGATATTCAACCAACTAAGTTGGGTTTCGTCGGTGAATAATTTTCGTCAGCATATTAATTGTCTGATTTTATCTGTGTAAAttcagttttaattttatttttaatcgtCGGTATACACCGCACAGATACCTTttaacactatatatttcttaataataacttatatctatgcttggaaatgtTAAAATCAAACAATGAAGAAGTTTtgttaaatctgcggcaacatcttttcagtcgattattttgtccatatggAGTACGAtgtctagggatccacaacaAAGTGGGATTATGAAGAACACGgggaggcgcatacaaattaacgccctAGAGAAGGTCTGAactgtcgatattacctgacagcaagtcgaaaacaaaacctCTTTGCAGGAAAatacggcgagtcgccagagtctgcagaccgagtagTATACATCAATCGGCGTAAAGAGGCAATAtaactggatcattccatggaaaCGAATtgcacaaaacatctttgtatacgttGTAGTCGGTCATTTTGATCGGCATGGAATGGTGCCCACACCGCTTTCtgcccagcattccgaaagccttagcagttgtcgcggggatatggtcggaaaagccCAATTTCCTATCGAaaagcactcccaagtcacggattgagtcgacgctttcaattgttcttcctTGTAGAATGTATTCATCCCtcctggagtaagcaagcgtccgaaGCTAATTACTTTTCATTTATTAACGTAGACTTCAATATCGTTAAAcgtgcaccattcttgaataaTACAGGTCTATTCTTGAAGCACTATGGCTTCATGTACCgaagcgatagttcggaagattttaAGATCATCCGATTATAGCAATTTTCCAGAacgactacagatatcgttgataaacaaaatataaataagagggcccagatgactgcctCGCGGGTAACCTGTGGATGGTCTGCAAGTGCTTGAGCGCttttatactcacgaatgccgagcgatcggaaGGATAAgactgcaaccagttagtcagGCAGGTGGGAACTCTTAAACGTTTGAATTTCAGGATTGCGATGATGTAcggtactttgtcgaaagcttttgaaaaatctgaaattgcatcaatctgaaaaataaattgcgtCCATCTGATGACGCTTCTCGATGGCGGGAAACAACATAGAAGTGTAAgctatcaggttagaagttgttgatcATTTCGGGATAAACCCTTGTTGATACTCCGAAataatgtgggatgcagctgcatacgtgACGTTGTAGACCCGCTCttcgagaactttggagagaTAGTTTATTGATGAGATATCTCTGTAATTTCCTGGCGAtaggaaaaatgccttcagtgagagagcgattgaaaatgatGCACAATGGAAGAGTCAGCACGTGTGGgcagctttttataaattggggcgAAAGATGATCGGGGTCACGACCATCTTTCGACGAATCAACAGCagtcagagccttcaagacGTCGCTTCGACTTCCAACGGGATGAgggagatttatgttgtacgataacaatatttccaaataaataaataaaaaaataaataaaaaaaacgtcaGTGGGAGTACTACCGGATAGTTTTCTGCTACTAACGAAGTTTCAAAATGTTGTAGGGTGATCGCGAAggctattttgcacatgattcaaATTATCGCGAAAAGCGAAATTCCGGGCAGTTTCGTATTGCAGTTCTGTCCGTCGAAGAGTAACTGTGGTTTCGTCTGATTTTTTGCGAAAATAACGTTGACGTGATTTTCGCAAGACATTACGCAAACGGCGAATCTTAGCCTTCCACCATGGATATTTGAAATCCATCTTCCTAATTGTTGACTTGTTTCAGTGGAACCTTTTGGCGTATATTATAGACTTTGCAATAGAACAACGAGACTGCATCATCAAGATCATTACTACACATTAAGTCGGTCCAGTTGATAGTGGCTATCAGTGAAATGAACAATCTCCAGTGTTGTTACGTACATCTAATTGCAGGTTTGTGGTAAGGATCGTCTTTGAGAATAGCAGTTAGAGGTTCAAGCAGCTCTGCGTCATCCGTGTTGTTTACGATACAAGATCGACGATCCTCCCGTTCGCATTCGTCAGTGAGCAGATTTGGTACAAATCACCTGCAaccatagactccgttacagctaTTTCTTGTTTCGATGAGGCATTAATAGGTTGGTAACATTAAGATAGTTATTGTTGTGACCGGATCGAAATAGGCTGGGAAATACCAGGGATGGTTGATAGAACGACGGTACGGGCAATCATGCAATTAAATTGATCAACCAGCAGTAGCACATGCGGCTATTCATCGGTGAGTAAAAAATAGCCCAAGCCGAGTTTTTCGATTGACGAACAGCAAGCAGGGTTTCGGATGTCCAGATGTCACATCAAACCTCACTAATAACAAGGCAATTTACTTGCTCGCCAAAAACTTTAATTGATGGTTTAGATATATATATTTCACTAGCCTCTAACTAAACCTGTTCAGTACAACAAACGTGTGATCGACTCGATGGTACTAACAGAACTGATCGAGATGGTGGGCAGCAGAAGTGATAGAACCTTATCACTTACAttgcgcgcttgtggtggtgcaAGTGGTTTCGCGTCTGTAAGTGATTGGGCTCGTCCACTCAGTCGAACGATCATTTTTATAGCACAGCGCAACATTGATCTGTGGCATCAGTGTTGCAACATCGCCGCCACCTTGAAATATAGATTTCAAATTTCCTAATGGTTACTAATTATAGATATTACaatgttatataaaaaaaattcaagtatAATAAATTTAGAGTTCTTCTCCAGTGTGATCCTTTTGGGTTTCCGCAGGGTGGGTTGTGGGTTGATCGCCTCCGTGAGGTAGCTCGGCATCCCTTTCTTCCAGCGGAAGCAAGCAGATCTTGGTGATTGGCCTCTTGATGATTCCTCGATTGGTACGCAGTGTTACGACTCGCACTAGATCGTCTTGCCCGGGATGAATGGCAATTATTCTGGCAAGCGGCCACTTCACCGGGATCTGCATCTCGTCCATCAGAACAACTAATCTTCCTGGCCGTACGTCGGTGTTAGGTTTACAAGTTTTGGTGTCCCGTTGTAACTCTTGCAGATACTCTGTCCTCCAGTGATGCCAGAATTGCTGGTATGTGCGCTGAAGACGTTGGTAGTGGTCTAGTCGATTTAGTGATATTCCGCAAAGATTCGGTTCTGCTAAAGAGTGCATAGTACTCCCGATTAAAAAATGAGCCGGAGTTATTGCAGCTAAGTCGTTTGGATCCTCGCTCAACGGAACGATGGGCCGCGAGTTCATGCTCGCCTCTATCTGCATCAGCACGGTGGTCAGATCCTCGAAGGACAACTTAGAGTTTCCGAGTTGTCGGTACAGCTGGCGCTTGGCCACCTTTACCGCCGCCTCCCAAAGCCCTCCGAAGTGTGGTGCTTTCGGTGGACTAAAGTGCCATGTAATTCTTTCGCAAGTGGTGTCAGACGTGATCTGGTTTATCTGAGTTTCGTCCTGCAGCATTCGGTATACCTCTTCCAGCTCATTGGCGGCGCCTTCAAAATTTTTCCCGTTGTCCGAGTATATTGCGGAAGGATGTCCTCGGCGAGCGATGAAACGGCGAAGTGCGGAAAGGAAGGCCTGCGTCGACAAGTCACTCACCAGCTCGATATGCACCGCCTTGGTGCAGAAGCAGACGAAGATGCAAATATATGCTTTCATTGCAGCGGCTCGTTTATGTATCGGCTTCAGATACACGGGTCCAGCGTAATCGACTCCAGAAATGGCAAACGGTCGACTGGGCGTGATTCGATGTAAAGGAAGCTGTCCAATCTGCTGGGCTGTCGTTGCGGGATCGGCTCGGGCACATCGGTAGCAGCTGCGAATGACACTTTGGACAAGTCGTCGACCGTGCACTGGCCAATATTTCTCTCGCATGGCAGCCAGAGTTACGCGGCCGCCACCGTGAATGAGCATTAGGTGGAAGGATTTAGCAACAAGCCGGGATATAGGATGGTTATTTGGCAGTAATGCAGGATGTTTGACAAGGAATGGCTGGTCTGAAAGCCTCAGTCTCCCCCCTACTCGAATGATTCCCTCAGGGTCTATGAACGGAGTCAACAAACGAATGGGCGAACGTTTTGAGACTGCTTTGTTGTGTTGCATTTCTCTAATTTCATCGTGGAATGAATCCGCCTGTGCGAGTTTAATAATCATCCTTTCTGCGGCGTTTAGGTGGTCTACTGTTAGAGAAATACTAGGCGGTAATCCAGTGAATGGAGATGGTTGGGTACGGGTCTTTTTTCGTAAGTTGCCGATGAAACGTAGAATGTAGGCAGTGGATCGAAGCAGGCGCTCATACGAGGAAAATCGGGCGAAGATCGGGTTGACGGTATTAGATGCAGTTTTTATCCTTGCTACAGCAACAATCACCTTTCGTCGTTCCTTCCCGTCTGCTGGATACTCAGATAATTTGGTGATAGGCCGGTCGGCTTCAAGACGTAACAACCATTCTGGGCCATGTTTCCAAATTCTGCTACTAAGAAAATCATCGACGTGCATGCCGCGGGAGAGAAGGTCCGCTGGATTCTCCGTTCCTGCGACGTGATTCCAAAATGCACCGTGGGTTGAGGATTGGATTTCCGACACCCGGTTTGCCACAAAGGTTTTCCATGTATTGGGAGGGGCACGCAGCCACTGCAGGGTAACCGTAGAATCGGACCAAAAATATGATCCTGATAAAGGAATCTGGAGAGCCTCGACGATTCGGTTGTATAGTTTCGCTCCAACGTCAGCAGCGCACAGCTCTAAACGAGGTAGCGATATCTTCTTCAACGGCGCCACTCGAGATTTGGATGCTAGAAGCTGTACACGAACCTGTCCGGTTGAATCGataccagagttaaaaatattcaaatgcattgaatgaaaattgatcatattcaggcgcattcattttcaatattcagtgacgcagctgacaacgtcaaacgaacaaaccacccattcatccatgcatattttcattcgtctccgattattacacgaagcgaccgttcagcaacgaatcaaacgcttcaaagtaggccctggcacaatgtaagcgatgattattgttgtttcatatactttatcggcatttgaaaacattttcctagttaattagtgtaatgaatatattgaacgatattcaactgaatgaataagatggatagttgaatgaatattttttctattcaccgcgagtcgcaacaggttcattttcagccgtcaaaaaagagcttcgattatttttaactctgatcgaTACATCTTGCATATGTACATGCCCCATACGCTGATTCCGATGCGTCACAGAACGTATGAAGTTGGATGGTGGACTTTTGTAGAAGGGCATATCGGCTGACACGAAAGTTGGCAACCTTAGGAAGTTGTGCGGATAGATTCTCCCAAGCAGTTGCGATGTAGTCCGGTACTTCATCATCCCACGAGCATGGTAGCAGCCACAAGCGTTGCATCAATAACTTTCCATTGATGACAATCGGTGAAATTAACCCCAAGGGGTCGAATAGTTGTGAAATCGCCGAAAGGATTGAGCGTTTTGTTGGTGTTCCTTTGCGTTGATGGATCTCGGAGTCAAAACGGAGTGTATCAGATTCGGGTTCCCAGGAGATACCAAGCGCCTTAACCGTTTCATTCGTATCAAACTTGATAGCCGATTGAGTGCCAATTTCATCAGATGACAATCCTGCAAGAACCGGTAGTTGGTTTGACGTCCACTTGCGAAGAGCAAAGCCACCTTTGGCTAGGAGCTCGCTTAGTTCCGCCCTCAATTGAATTGCTTCAGTAATGGATTGAGCTCCGCCAATAAAGTCGTCAACGTAAAAGCTCTTACGGAGGGCGGCTTTGCCAAGGGGGTAGGCATCACCTTCATCGTCTGCAAGCTGCTGCAAAGTTCGGGTCGCAAGAAACGACGATGGACCCAATCCGTACGTCACCGTCATCAATTCATAGCTTTTGATAGGATCTGCTGAATCAAATCGCCACAAAATCCTTTGATAGGGAGTATCGTCCGGATGGAGGAGAACCTGACGGTACATTTTAGCGATGTCTCCAACTAGCGCCACAGGAAATGTGCGGAACCGAAGTATTATCGAAAGGAGATCGTCCTGCACCACAGGGCCTACTAACAGCGCTTCGATGATAGAAAAGCCTGTAGAAGTTTTGGCCGAAGCATCAAAAACCACTCGTACCTTCGTCGTTGTACTGGCTTCCTTCACTACTGGGTGATGCGGCAGATACGATGAAAAACATTGCCTGTCGTCCTCGTGCACACATCGCATATGTCCAAGGGAGAGGTATTCCGTCATGAACCGGTGGTATTCCTCTTTCAGCTCTGGATTACACGCAAGTCTTTTCTCAAGGAGTTGAAATCGTTTCATTGCCATCGATTTTGAGACTCCCACCATTTCATCAAAGTTTGACCGACGAGGTAGACGGACCACGTAACGCCCTTCTGCGGTCCTGGAAGTAGTATCCGAAAACACTTTCTCGCAAAGCTTCTCTTCTATCGAGTAATCCGATCGGGTTGGCAACTCTTCCACCTGCCAGAAACGTTCGACGCTCTCTTCTAGAGTGAACAAGGATACAGCTACTATGCTGCATGGAGGATTCTTTGCTGCGGGAAGTGCTCAATTCCTAAAATCATATCGATCGGTGCACGCTTGTGGAATTGTGGATCAGCGAGAAAAATGTTCGATGGAAGCTTCCAATGATCAATTGGAATATCATGTGCTGGAAGCTCAGGAGTGACCCTTGGAAGAATCAGGAAATCAGCATCCACTGAGAATTCTTCTTTTCTGGAAAGGATTTGGATGTGCACGGATTCTCTAGCGTTCTGAGGTTGCTTGCCTATTCCTTGAATCAGAACGTTTGTTTTGCTTCGTTTGAGCCGCAGGAGCTGAGCCATCTGCTCAGAGATCAAGTTTGGTTGAGATGCGCAATCCAACAGAGCACGTGCCAAATGCTCTTTACCATAGCGATCGACGACCTTAATGATTGCTGTCAACATGAAAACGTTTTTCTCGACACCTTGCATTGGTAGACTACATGCGATTTCCATCGGTTGAATGGCTGTAGCAGCGGAAAGGACTGAAGATGCGGAATCGTCGCACGGAGAAGACAAGTTCACATTGGTTGTCATACGGGCAGCCTTGCCAGAGGTAGATGGGACTTGGTCGGAGCGGGATTGACCGGAGTTGTCCCCAAACCCAGAGTGGAGAAGCGAATGGTGACGTTTTCTGCAAAACCTG carries:
- the LOC131694141 gene encoding uncharacterized protein LOC131694141, translating into MQHNKAVSKRSPIRLLTPFIDPEGIIRVGGRLRLSDQPFLVKHPALLPNNHPISRLVAKSFHLMLIHGGGRVTLAAMREKYWPVHGRRLVQSVIRSCYRCARADPATTAQQIGQLPLHRITPSRPFAISGVDYAGPVYLKPIHKRAAAMKAYICIFVCFCTKAVHIELVSDLSTQAFLSALRRFIARRGHPSAIYSDNGKNFEGAANELEEVYRMLQDETQINQITSDTTCERITWHFSPPKAPHFGGLWEAAVKVAKRQLYRQLGNSKLSFEDLTTVLMQIEASMNSRPIVPLSEDPNDLAAITPAHFLIGSTMHSLAEPNLCGISLNRLDHYQRLQRTYQQFWHHWRTEYLQELQRDTKTCKPNTDVRPGRLVVLMDEMQIPVKWPLARIIAIHPGQDDLVRVVTLRTNRGIIKRPITKICLLPLEERDAELPHGGDQPTTHPAETQKDHTGEEL